Proteins encoded in a region of the Leishmania panamensis strain MHOM/PA/94/PSC-1 chromosome 7 sequence genome:
- a CDS encoding hypothetical protein (TriTrypDB/GeneDB-style sysID: LpmP.07.0370) codes for MPSGIPSVDLALLTHVTQRLAECRLHVYRPGSHRSAAALVLRFDDDTQRTLTRELSTFRAATARRACAGSDATETKASGAASSSRGSGLGSSFFSSAATSAASSASMTRDLTRDGLTEPLEFFRYLAHHHHFHHHLVDFADTDAQSSLQLLFLKRPSMEARWWSGQIVFPGGRRDPDDHDDFDTVCRGTYEKIGFPLQHHREFLCLGRLPDYRLHGRLGSSRSFVQARFVFLHVGDITPTVQLAAHEVESARWVPLRVLTAAHVRRGRVVHPLQSFVNPQDADARLLLGEVFPNTFLSFPSSLLPGIPVLSSSSSSSSSPSPTTADGTEADRNGCRDDRGRSRTREDASSASPQSPPWHVWGLTLRTANELLALGNRQAFDWPLVESNSRLLQYGALFPIHGYYELLYQLYWWRTWMLAKMRLRHRGDSVSGRCGASTSDEQHGSRALNSLRSESLLSKPLSPLSREQQWWRCVRYDSSMERRYAVLPASADALLFAVPETPATEHVVSFAALLSIVVVVLYTVAAVIVSACAAAGAALGLEVILNREARRRAASGAADLGSPENAAAGSSAVSSAVDDAAPYGELGISRSWWPRWLRDDRAPHWGTTAEEVVPSAELRSSTETLHEEPCLRGESAVPPEMMDWARVAAEMAAVPQQLTDETLTEMHPTPSDAGVGAGTRTVSPSQVTMTTPHLTTFSAISTASVGTNRERGSVGDEWATGKERDEVRPVTVGVAVPAEIHVTAAAAEDVSALSYDEELEAIMHRYRPEVSANQSDVFLSHVGQALDGHSTASMLRSGAEVEVGAESRSDTTPASYHRGAGSTEEGKAG; via the coding sequence ATGCCATCAGGCATACCCAGTGTGgacctggcgctgctgacgcacgtgacgcagcgcctcgcggAGTGTCGTCTGCACGTGTATCGCCCAGGCAGTCAccgctctgccgctgcgctggtgTTGCGCTTTGATGATGACACGCAACGAACTCTCACAAGGGAATTGAGCACCTTCAGGGCCGCCACTGCgcggcgcgcgtgcgcaggcTCTGATGCGACCGAAACAAAGGCCTCAGGTGCAGCGTCGTCTTCACGTGGTAGCGGGCTCGGCTCGtcgttcttctccagcgctgccacctctgccgcttcaTCTGCTTCAATGACGCGTGACTTAACAAGGGATGGCCTCACTGAGCCGTTGGAGTTCTTTAGGTATCTGgcgcatcaccaccactttCACCACCACTTGGTTGACTTCGCCGACACCGATGCCCAATCAtccctgcagctgctctttctGAAGCGACCGAGCATGGaggcgaggtggtggagcggaCAGATTGTCTTCCCAGGCGGACGCCGAGACCCAGACGACCACGACGACTTCGATACGGTTTGCCGCGGGACCTACGAGAAGATCGGGTttccactgcagcaccatcgAGAGTTTCTGTGCCTCGGGCGGTTGCCAGACTACCGCCTGCACGGtcgcctcggcagcagccgcagcttcGTGCAGGCGCGCTTCGTGTTTCTGCACGTGGGTGACATCACACCAACCGTGCAGCTGGCCGCACACGAGGTGGAGAGTGCGCGGTGGGTACCGCTTCGGGTTCTGACCGCGGCGCATGTGCGGCGCGGGCGTGTAGTGCACCCGCTCCAGAGCTTCGTGAACCCGCAAGACGCAGATGcgcgactgctgctgggaGAGGTGTTCCCAAACACCTTCTTGTCCTTTCCAAGTTCTCTGCTGCCCGGCATACCAGTgttgtcctcttcctcttcttcctcctcttctccttctcctacCACCGCCGATGGCACTGAGGCGGACAGGAATGGGTGCAGAGACGATCGTGGGAGGTCGAGGACGCGCGAGGATGCCTCGTCAGCCTCCCCTCAGTCTCCACCATGGCATGTGTGGGGTCTCACGTTGCGCACTGCGAACGAGCTTCTGGCGTTGGGCAATCGCCAAGCCTTCGACTGGCCCCTCGTCGAGTCGAACAGCCGCCTCCTGCAATACGGCGCGCTTTTCCCCATTCACGGCTACTACGAGCTCCTCTATCAACTGTACTGGTGGCGGACGTGGATGTTGGCAAAGATGCGCTTGCGCCACCGTGGTGACTCCGTTTCGGGTCGATGCGGAGCGAGCACCAGTGACGAACAGCATGGCAGTAGGGCACTGAACAGCTTACGAAGCGAGTCGCTCTTGTCGAAGCCACTGTCACCCCTCTCGagggagcagcagtggtggcggtgcgtgcgTTACGACTCTTCTATGGAGCGACGGTACGCGGTTCTTCCTGCGTCTGCTgatgcgctgctcttcgctgTCCCTGAGACTCCCGCCACGGAGCACGTTGTGAGCTTTGCGGCTCTGTTGAGTATCGTCGTGGTCGTGCTGTACACCGTGGCGGCAGTGATCGTGAgcgcatgcgctgcagccggtGCTGCGCTCGGCCTAGAAGTGATCCTGAACCGCGAGGCACGGCGTCGCGCTGCTAGTGGCGCTGCAGATCTGGGGTCTCCCGAGAATGCGGCCGCAGGCAGTAGTGCTGTGAGCTCTGCTGTGGATGACGCCGCACCGTATGGTGAGTTGGGCATCTCCCGCTCTTGGTGGCCTCGGTGGCTGCGTGACGATCGTGCCCCGCATTGGGGTACTACCGCCGAAGAGGTCGTGCCCTCTGCGGAGCTGCGTAGTTCCACCGAGACTCTGCATGAGGAACCGTGCCTCCGTGGCGAAAGTGCTGTGCCACCCGAAATGATGGACTGGGCTCGAGTGGCGGCAGAGATGGCAGCCGTGCCGCAACAACTCACAGATGAGACTTTGACAGAGATGCACCCCACACCTTCTGACGCTGGTGTAGGCGCAGGGACTCGCACCGTGAGCCCTTCACAGGTAACGATGACAACCCCGCATCTCACAACGTTCTCTGCAATCTCGACGGCCTCAGTAGGCACAAATCGAGAGCGCGGCAGCGTTGGCGACGAATGGGCGACTggaaaagagcgagacgAAGTTAGGCCTGTCACCGTTGGTGTCGCTGTGCCGGCAGAAATCCACGtaacagctgctgcggcggaggaTGTGTCGGCGTTAAGCTACGAtgaggagctggaggcgatTATGCATCGCTATCGTCCCGAGGTCAGCGCAAACCAGTCGgatgtgtttctctctcacgtGGGGCAGGCTCTGGATGGGCATTCCACTGCCAGTATGCTCCGTAGTGGGGCTGAGGTAGAGGTAGGCGCTGAGTCTCGCTCTGACACTACTCCGGCGTCGTATCACAGAGGAGCAGGATCAACAGAGGAAGGCAAAGCTGGCTAA